GCTCCTCCGCACGTTGGAGGACATCCTCCGGCAGCTGCAATCTCCGGGCAATACTGATGCCGTAACTGCGTCCAGGCATCCCCTTCAGCAGTCGATAGGTCGGCGCCAGCTGCACCGCGTCAAACTGCAGCGACGCATTCACGATCCCCGCTACATCCGTGGCCAGCAACTTGAGCTGTCCGAGATGGGTCGTGGCGATCGTCAGCGTTCCACGCCGCGTCAACGTCTCAAGGATCGCGCCGCCGAGCGCCGCTCCCTCGGCGGGATCGGTCCCCGACCCCAATTCATCCACCAGGACGAGCGACGCCTCGGTGGCATGCACCAGAATCTCGCCGAGATTCTTCACGTGCGCGCTGAAGGTGGAGAGACTCGCCTCGATGCTCTGTTCGTCACCGACGTCCGCAAACAGGTCATCAAATACCGGCAGCCGTGACGTCGCGCCAACTGGCGCGGGGATTCCCGCTTGCCCCATGGTGGCCAGCAACCCGATGGCTTTCAGCAGCACCGTCTTGCCGCCGGTGTTCGGTCCGGAGACCAGCAGGGTGCGCTCGACGGGGTCGAGCGTCAGGTCGAACGGCACGACGGGGGTTCCGCGCGCGAGGAGCAACGGATGTCGCCCGTCAACGATCGCCAGGCCCTCTCCCGGCTCGCAGAACGTCACGACCGCACACTGTGCATCAATGGCGTATCGGGCGCGCGCAAACAGGCTGTCGAGCGCGACCAAGGCCTCAAAGGCGCCCCCCATGACGTCGTGATACGGTCGCAGGGTGTCGGTGAGTTCGCGCAGCACTCGCTCGACTTCGCGCTGCTCCTCAATTTCCAGTTCGCGCACGCGATTGCCAAACTCCACGGCCGCTGGCGGTTCCACGAAGATCGTGGCGCCGGTCCCGGAACTGTCGTGCACGATGCCACCCACGTACCCGCGCGCTTCGCGTCGCATCGGGATGACCCAACGACCGTTTCGCATGGTGACCGACAAGTCGCTCACCTGATGATGCGGCTCGAGTTTCCGCATCTCCCGCTCCAGCAGGCGCACCAATTCGCCCTCGGTCTGTCGCAACTCCCGACGCACGCGCCGCAAGGCCGGCGAGGCCTCATCGCGCACGGCGCCGTCATCGCTGATGGCCCGACCAATCGCGTCTTCCGGCGCGCGCAGATCGACCAGTGCGCTCACGAACTCCGCGAGAATGGCGACCATGATGGCCGGGCGTCGCGGATCGCGGAGCGCATCACGCGTGCGGCGCGACGAACGCAGCAGTATCGCCCCCTGCAACAGTTCCAGGGCGCTCCACGCCAGCCCTTCGATGCGCAGGCGCTTGAGCGGCGCGGCGAGCTCGGGAATCGCCTCGCTGCTCCACCCTGCGTCGGATTCGACCAGCGCGCGCATCGACGAGACGCGTTGTTGTTCGGCCTCAATCCACGCGCGATCGACGCGCGGCACCAGCGCGCGCACCGCGGCGGCGCCGGGCGCAGAGTGCGCACGGCCGGCGACATACGCCACCAATCGCGGAAACTCGAGAATACCGAGAGCGTGCGCGTTCATGCGGAGAAAGCGAAGGCCCGGTCACCGCATGCACGGTTCCGGGCTCGAAAGTTCATCAGGAGTACCACGCTCCTCAACTGACGCGTCGCGATTGACGTCCGGTCGGGTTCAACCGCGGGCCAACTCCTCGCGCACAATGGTATTGATCGTGTTTCCATCGGCGCGACCCTTGAATTCCGGCATGACCCGGGCCATCACAGCGCCGATGTTCGCGGCACCGCCGGCCATCGCCGTGCGCACCGCACCCCGAATCGCTTCGGGATCGACCTGTGCCGGCAGATAGCCGTCGAGCGCGTTGACTTCGCGCTGCTCCTTGTCGGCGAGGTCATCTCGACCGGCCTTACGGTAGAGATCCACCGACTCGCGCCGGCGCTTGATCCCCTTGCGGATCACGTCCAACGTATCGTCGTCCGTTGCGTCGCGGCGGAGCTCGATTTCGCGATTCTTGAGCTCCGAGATGACCATCCCGAGCAACATGACCTGATCTTTTTCCTGCGCCCGACGAGCCGCAGCCTGATCAGCCTGCAGCCGCGCGAGCAACGAAACGCCCTCGGCGGCCACGAAAACGATCAGGCCGTTCGCGTGCGCCGATTCTTGCGCACGGCAGCGTTCATTTTGCGCTTCCGCTTCTCGGACGGCTTCTCGTAGTGGCGATGCTTGCGCAGATCGGACAGGATACCGGCCTTCTCGCACTTCTTCTTGAAGCGCTTGAGTGCCCGCTCGAAATTCTCGTCCTCGTGGATAATGACTTCCGACAAACTCGATCTCTCCCTGGGGCCGTCAGGACTCGCACCGGAAACCGGAGCGAACTGCGACAGTAAGTGTGGCGACCGCTGGCACGGACATCGATCGGACATCCGGAGACTCCGGACCCGACGGCCAGAGCCGCAAGTCAAAGCACGACAGCCCTATATCTTACCCTACCTGACTGACGTGGTCAAGGCGATTCGGCAGACTATCACCCCGGCGGCCACCCCATTTGGCGGCCCCCCAGCACGTGCATGTGGAGGTGACCGACCGACTGCCCGGCGTTGGCCCCGGAGTTGATGACGGTGCGATATCCGGTTTCGGCGATGCCCTCGTCCCGGGCCACCCTGGCGGCCAGCAACGCCACCGCACCCAATTCGACGCCGTCGGTGGCGTCCGCCAGCGATGCTACGTGCCGCCGGGGGACCACGAGGACATGCACGGGGGCCTGCGGATGCAGATCCCGAAAGGCTACCGCGTACTCGTTCTCGGCAACCGTCGTGACCGGCAGTTCTCCGCTCACGATCCTGCAGAAGAGGCAACGGTCGGTCATGGTGCGGGGCTCCGATGAGAAGGGGCGAGTGCCGTGCGAACGATGGCCATCGCGGCAATGGCGGCGGTTTCGAATCGCAGGATAGTCGTTCCCAATGAGGCACGCCGAAAACCGGCCCGCTCGAGCGCGGCCATTTCGTCGGCCTCTATCCCGCCTTCGGGTCCGATCGCCAGCGTCACGGCCCCTCTGATGGGCACAGCAGCCGGTCCAATCAACGGCGCTCCATTTGGATCCAGCACAATACGATCGCTGTCCGGGACCGCGAGCACGGCCCGTTCCACGTTCGCCTCGGGGTACAGCTGCGGAAGCCACGCCCCCTCAGACTGCGCCAAGGCACTCTCCATACGCGCGCGAACGCGGGCCTGAAAACTCATCCCTTCGCCGCGCGGTGTCACGCTTCGCGAACGCCGCCACATCACGGGGCGCCAACTGGTACAGGCCAGTTCGCCCGCCTTTTCCGCCAACCACAACATGCGATCCTTGTCAGCAACCGGCACCAGCAGGTGCACGGCGGTCAGGGGTTCTCGATGCTCGACAACCTGCACTTCTATCTGTGCCTGCGACTTGGTCAGTCGAACCAGCTGACCCTCGGCCACCCCGCCCGCACCGTCGCGCAACGCCACGATCGCGCCCGCGTCGAGCCGGAGCGCACGCATATGACGCGCCGCGTGCTCATCCAGCACGCACCCGCCGTTCAGCACCAGCCGCTCGCTGGTGACAAACGTGGGCCGACCGGCGCCTACGCCCTCGCGATCGACGCCGACCACCAGATTCCCTCTGCATCTTCCAACAACACGCGCCACCCAGTGGCCGTCAGAAACACCATCATGGCGTCGCGTTCCTCGACCAGAATACCGCTGACGATGACGGCACCGTCGGCGGCGAGGGACGCGGCAATCACCGGCAGCAATTCCATCAGCACGGATGAGATGATGTTGGCGAGCACCACCCGCACCGGCGCGAGCAGCGGTAACAGCACAGCGGCATCCGCCTCGAAGACATGCACCCGATCGGCCACACCATTGCGCGCCACGTTCGTCTCGGCGTCTGGGATGGCCTCCCCGTCGAGTTCGACGGCATACACACGCGATGCGCCAAGCTTCGCCGCGGCAATGGCCAGCACCGCACTGCCGGCGCCGAGATCGGCCACCACATCACCAGTGCGCATGACCGTGGGCAGGAGCCGCACGACGCCGCGGGTGGTCGGGTGATCGCCCGTTCCGAACGCCATGCCCGGCTCGATCACAATCGTCGATGCCGGATCCCGACCATCGGCCAACCATGGCGGAGTCACCGTCAGCGGACCTAACTCGTGTGCCACGATGCGCGCTTTCCACGCTTCGCTCCAATCGATGTCGGGCACGGCCGCGGTTTCGATGATCACGCGGTCATCGGCCTCCGACAGTGCGCGATGCACCGTGGTCAGGTCGGTACCCGGCGGAAAGTGCGTGACCAGTGCCAATCCATCTTCATGCACCCCCTGCGCACCAATGGCAAAGAGCGCCGAGAGGCACGCCCGGCGCGCCGCGTCGGACGACGCAGACGGCTGAACGCGGACACTGATCCAGGGCGCGTCGATGTCAGGCACCAAGCGCTTCCTTCATCTTTGACCAGATGCTCTTTTCACGTTGTGGAGGCGCTGACCCCTGGAGCGATGCCAGCTGCTGAATCACCGCTTCCTCTTCGCCTTCGACCGACTGCGGCGT
This genomic window from Gemmatimonadaceae bacterium contains:
- a CDS encoding GatB/YqeY domain-containing protein, whose product is MAAEGVSLLARLQADQAAARRAQEKDQVMLLGMVISELKNREIELRRDATDDDTLDVIRKGIKRRRESVDLYRKAGRDDLADKEQREVNALDGYLPAQVDPEAIRGAVRTAMAGGAANIGAVMARVMPEFKGRADGNTINTIVREELARG
- a CDS encoding histidine triad nucleotide-binding protein, translating into MTDRCLFCRIVSGELPVTTVAENEYAVAFRDLHPQAPVHVLVVPRRHVASLADATDGVELGAVALLAARVARDEGIAETGYRTVINSGANAGQSVGHLHMHVLGGRQMGWPPG
- a CDS encoding 16S rRNA (uracil(1498)-N(3))-methyltransferase — translated: MVGVDREGVGAGRPTFVTSERLVLNGGCVLDEHAARHMRALRLDAGAIVALRDGAGGVAEGQLVRLTKSQAQIEVQVVEHREPLTAVHLLVPVADKDRMLWLAEKAGELACTSWRPVMWRRSRSVTPRGEGMSFQARVRARMESALAQSEGAWLPQLYPEANVERAVLAVPDSDRIVLDPNGAPLIGPAAVPIRGAVTLAIGPEGGIEADEMAALERAGFRRASLGTTILRFETAAIAAMAIVRTALAPSHRSPAP
- a CDS encoding 30S ribosomal protein S21, with amino-acid sequence MSEVIIHEDENFERALKRFKKKCEKAGILSDLRKHRHYEKPSEKRKRKMNAAVRKNRRTRTA
- a CDS encoding Smr/MutS family protein, translating into MNAHALGILEFPRLVAYVAGRAHSAPGAAAVRALVPRVDRAWIEAEQQRVSSMRALVESDAGWSSEAIPELAAPLKRLRIEGLAWSALELLQGAILLRSSRRTRDALRDPRRPAIMVAILAEFVSALVDLRAPEDAIGRAISDDGAVRDEASPALRRVRRELRQTEGELVRLLEREMRKLEPHHQVSDLSVTMRNGRWVIPMRREARGYVGGIVHDSSGTGATIFVEPPAAVEFGNRVRELEIEEQREVERVLRELTDTLRPYHDVMGGAFEALVALDSLFARARYAIDAQCAVVTFCEPGEGLAIVDGRHPLLLARGTPVVPFDLTLDPVERTLLVSGPNTGGKTVLLKAIGLLATMGQAGIPAPVGATSRLPVFDDLFADVGDEQSIEASLSTFSAHVKNLGEILVHATEASLVLVDELGSGTDPAEGAALGGAILETLTRRGTLTIATTHLGQLKLLATDVAGIVNASLQFDAVQLAPTYRLLKGMPGRSYGISIARRLQLPEDVLQRAEERLPAGERDVAVLLADLEAREALLADRESVASIEHGKLRARLATVADRELKVRERERESEREARRETRRYLLEARAEVERAIVEVRARAVDQSEQFEEAARMARRSVEEAAALQGAAVDEVELRAQRDRDRHSARRKTSEQAVTATGSPPDNPAGMPTGSRSAARAARPLDAGDAVLVATLGDRPGRVVSIRGDAARVVVGSLTLTVPVHTLTRTAAPPAPAFRVSLHGSMPDVEPVREVDVRGMRVDEVDDRVLQALDTAVRADLKELRIIHGKGTGALRARVTEMLKKDTRVVAFRLGAWDEGGAGVTVAELS
- a CDS encoding 50S ribosomal protein L11 methyltransferase; amino-acid sequence: MPDIDAPWISVRVQPSASSDAARRACLSALFAIGAQGVHEDGLALVTHFPPGTDLTTVHRALSEADDRVIIETAAVPDIDWSEAWKARIVAHELGPLTVTPPWLADGRDPASTIVIEPGMAFGTGDHPTTRGVVRLLPTVMRTGDVVADLGAGSAVLAIAAAKLGASRVYAVELDGEAIPDAETNVARNGVADRVHVFEADAAVLLPLLAPVRVVLANIISSVLMELLPVIAASLAADGAVIVSGILVEERDAMMVFLTATGWRVLLEDAEGIWWSASIARA